One window of Tepidanaerobacter acetatoxydans Re1 genomic DNA carries:
- a CDS encoding TIGR00266 family protein, with protein MKYELRGDTLPVVLLTLDEGESIFTESGGMSWMSDGFEMKTNMEGGLFGGIARKLAGESLFMTTYTLNKSSGTIAFSSSFPGKIVPIYLDTGESLICQKTSFLCAERSVKLEIHLKKKLGAGIFGGEGFILQRVTGPGWVFLEIDGEAVEYQLDPGEKMKVDTGHVAIFEPSVNFDIETVKGFTNVVFGGEGLFLTTLKGPGKIWLQSMPIGNLASRIIPFIPSSDK; from the coding sequence GTGAAATATGAGCTTCGAGGAGATACATTACCTGTGGTGCTTCTTACTTTAGATGAAGGTGAAAGCATCTTTACCGAATCAGGTGGTATGTCGTGGATGAGTGATGGGTTTGAAATGAAAACAAATATGGAAGGTGGACTTTTTGGAGGAATAGCAAGGAAACTGGCCGGAGAGAGCCTTTTTATGACCACATATACTCTCAATAAAAGTTCAGGAACCATAGCTTTTTCATCGTCCTTTCCCGGAAAAATCGTCCCAATTTATCTTGATACAGGAGAATCCCTGATATGTCAAAAAACCTCTTTTCTTTGTGCCGAGCGAAGTGTAAAACTGGAAATACATTTAAAGAAGAAATTAGGTGCCGGCATCTTTGGAGGCGAAGGTTTTATACTGCAAAGAGTGACAGGGCCGGGATGGGTTTTTCTTGAAATAGACGGCGAAGCGGTGGAATACCAACTAGATCCCGGCGAAAAAATGAAAGTAGATACAGGGCATGTAGCCATATTTGAACCCAGTGTAAATTTTGACATTGAAACGGTTAAGGGCTTTACAAATGTAGTTTTTGGGGGAGAAGGCCTGTTTCTAACAACTCTAAAAGGTCCCGGAAAGATATGGCTGCAATCCATGCCCATCGGTAATTTGGCATCAAGGATTATACCTTTTATTCCCAGTTCGGATAAATAA